In the Veillonellaceae bacterium genome, one interval contains:
- a CDS encoding TatD family hydrolase, protein MLFDSHAHLDNVRFNDDLEEVIKRARENGVTGIINAGACMESSAASIRLAEQYDSIYAAVGVHPHDVKDIKPGDYDQLAEWTKHPKVVAIGEIGLDYYYNHSPKEVQHQALIAQIDVARQTGMPIIIHDRDAHGDVLQIIKKEAKGLTGVFHCFSGSMEMMREVVAMGFYAAFGGSVTFKNAAKLPAIAAAVPLERLLLETDCPYLTPEPKRGRRNEPAHVKYVAEYIAKLRNMEFTALAEATTDNAKRLFGID, encoded by the coding sequence ATGCTGTTCGATTCGCACGCTCACCTAGATAATGTCCGGTTTAATGATGACCTGGAAGAAGTAATCAAACGAGCCCGGGAGAATGGTGTCACAGGAATTATTAATGCCGGGGCTTGTATGGAGTCGTCGGCCGCCTCAATCAGGCTGGCTGAGCAGTATGACAGTATCTATGCCGCAGTTGGGGTTCATCCACATGACGTTAAAGATATAAAGCCTGGGGACTACGATCAGCTGGCAGAATGGACGAAGCATCCTAAGGTTGTGGCAATTGGCGAAATCGGTTTGGATTATTACTACAACCACTCCCCCAAGGAAGTTCAGCATCAAGCATTGATTGCCCAGATTGATGTTGCTCGGCAGACCGGTATGCCGATAATTATTCATGACCGCGATGCCCACGGCGATGTCTTGCAGATAATCAAAAAAGAAGCAAAAGGACTGACTGGCGTTTTTCATTGCTTCTCAGGCAGTATGGAAATGATGCGGGAAGTTGTGGCAATGGGTTTTTATGCAGCTTTCGGCGGCTCAGTTACCTTTAAGAATGCTGCAAAGCTTCCCGCTATCGCGGCAGCTGTTCCGCTGGAGCGGCTGCTCTTAGAGACCGATTGCCCGTATCTGACGCCGGAGCCAAAACGCGGCCGCCGTAACGAACCTGCTCATGTTAAATACGTTGCAGAGTATATTGCTAAGCTTAGAAATATGGAATTTACCGCGCTGGCAGAGGCCACGACGGATAATGCGAAAAGGCTGTTTGGGATAGACTAG